A stretch of DNA from Bacillus sp. NP157:
GCGATCGTGTCGAGGTCGCAGATGTCGTCGAGGATGTTACGCAGCTTGCGCACCTGGCCCTTCATGCCCCAGACCCAGTCGCTGTTGATCTGGTGATCGAAGCCGAGCTGGTACTCGTCCTGGTATTCGGACTTGATGTTGCTCGCGGCCACCGTCTTCGCATCCGGCGACTGGCCGTACTCGTTGTTGGCGGACACGGCGCCGCCGGTCGACGAGGCGAGCTGGGTGAGGCCGGTCGGGTAACCGTTCGAGTCGATGCCCGTGTAGGTGTAGTACTCGTTGGTGTACAGCGAACCCGCGGCGGCACGCAGCGCCACCGAGGCCGGCATGGCGAGATAGTAACGGCCCGCGTTGGCGTAGACCTTGAGCGACGAATCGCCGTTGACGTCCCACGCGGCGCCGAGGCGCGGCGCCCACTGCGGCTTGGTCAGGCGCAGGAACGCTTCACCGCTGGGGTTGTAGTTGGTGAACTGGTCGTTGCGGATACCGATCTTCAGCAGTAGGCGATCGTCGACCTGCCAGCTGTCTTCGAGGTACTGGGCGCGCTGCTTCACGCGCACCGACGCGGCGGTGCTGTAGAGGTACTTCGACACGTAGTAGCCGGTCTCGCCGCCGGCACCGGTATTCGGCGCGGCCACGAAGGGGGCGTCGCTGATGTTGGTGTCCGGCGTGCCGTAACCATACTGCCAGGCCACCGCGTCTTCGCCGTCGTCGACGTCGTGCGAGTCGAGGTTATCGATACCGCCAGTGATCGTGTGGTCACCCAGCTTCCACGACAGGTCCAGGCGCAGGTTGCGCGTGGTCGCCGAGTGGTCCGGGTTGGCGATGGTGAGCGCCGACTGGCCATTGTTGATCTGCCCGCCACCGGTCACGTCCGGGTTCTCGAGTTCCGGATGCAGGATGTACGTGACCGACGGGTCGTAGCCCGGGGTCTCGCTGTAGTACGTCATCTTCTGCTTGCCGTACATCGCCGTCAGCGTGATGTCGTCGGTGATGTAGCTGGTGTACTTGGCGATGTAGACGCGGGCGTCGTTCTTGGTCGACGTGTCCTGGCTATTCAACGCACCGGTCTGGGCGGTGTCGTAGTCATAGTCGTAGTAGTTGCCCTTGTACTGCGTCTTGCTGCCGGCACCGGTCAGTTCGAGGATGTTGGTGTCGTTGATGTTCCAGTCGATCTTCGCGTACCACTTCGGATCGTGGTACTCGTACTTGTCGTTCAGCGAGGTGGTCACCGGCTGCACGGAGTTGGACGACTGCTTTTCCTGCTCCACCGCGGCGAAGAAGAACAGCTTGTCCTTGATCAGCGGGCCGCCGACGTAGGCGCTCTCGGTGGCCGACCACGAGTCGTTCTGCGAGTTGCGGCGATAGATCTGGCCGTCCTTCGAACCGGTGGTGTAATACGTGTTCGGGCTGTCACCGCGGGCGAACGCCGGCTGCCACAGCACCTGGGCGCCGAAGTGCCACTCGTTGGTGCCGCGCTTGCCGCTCTGGCTGATCACGCCGCCGTCGGAACGACCGTAGGCCGCTCCGTAACCGCCGCTCAGGATTTCCTGCTGGTCGATCGCGCCGTACGGCAGGGTGATGCCGCCGAAACCGCTCAGCGGGTCGGTGGTGTTGAAGCCGTTGAGGTAGTAAGCGTTCTCGGTCACCGACGAACCGCCGATCGAGACCAGCGAGTTGCTGTTGGTGGTGCCGCTGAAGCCGGCGTAGCCCGGGACGACGCCCGGTGCGAGCAGCGCGATGGCTTCGGCACTGCGTGCCAGCGGCAGCTTGGCGAGCTGTTCGGAAGTGATGACGGTGCGCGAGTCGACGCTGGAGACGTCCACCGGCGGCAGCGTGTTGGCCGAGACGGTAACCGAGCCCAGGCTGGTGGCTTCACCGGCAGCGGCAGCAGCGGCGAACGACACTTCGGTACCCGAGCCGACACGCAGGCTGACGTTTTCGCGGGCATCGAGCGCCTTGCCACCCTGCATCAGGCTGACCGAGTACGAGCCCAGCGGCAGTGCGCCGATCGTGTAGCGGCCGTCGTTGCCGACGGTAACCTCGCGGACCACGCCGGTGGCGCTGCGGGCAACGACGGTCTCGCCCTCGGCGACGGGCGCCTGGCCGAAGATGCTACCTGTGGTGGACTGCGCGAGCGCGGCACCGGCCCCGAGGGCCAGGGCGAGCGCGAGACTGATCCGGCTCAGCCGGACCATGGGCGAAGGATTCTTGGACACTACGGGACTCCCCAAAGATGAAATGAATGACCTTCCCGGGACGGACGCCTGGCATGCGCCATCCCCACCGCATCCCTGGAAGGTTCGCGTGTGCCGTCCTCGGAGGACGGCTACCGCAAAATCAATGTAGTGTTAAATCCGCGTGGCCACGTGGCGTGAAAATCCACCATCGCTCGGCGATTCCTTGGCCGCATGGACGTCCAAACGCGACGAGGTACGCCACGCGCGCGGCGACATGCCGAACGCCTCGCGGAAACTGCGGCCGAAATGCGTCATGTCGCCGAAGCCCCATGCCTGCGCGATATGCGCGATGCTGCGGTATCGCAACGCCGGATCCGCAAGTTCTCGCCGGCAACGCGCCAGGCGCTCCGTACGAACCCAGCGCATCAGCGTCATCTCTTCGTCGGCGAACAGTTCGAAGAGATAACTTGCTGACAGGCCCACGCCCCTTGCGATCACCTCGGCGCACAGGCCCGGATCCGCAAGATGTTCGCGCACGTAGCGACGCACCTGGTCTTTGTGGTGTTGGCGCAGTTGCGAGGGCGGCGGCGTGGGATCGTCCACCGACGAGGCGGCCACCGCAAGGACATGCGGTATCGCATCGACCAGGCGATCGGCCATCGGCTCGGTCAGTTCCTCGGCGCGCTCGAACAGGTCACGGTAGAGGCCGCGGAGGAAGCCGACTTCGGTGAGGTGGCCATGCAGGCCCACCGCGGCAACCTGTTCCAGCCGCGGCAGCGCATCACGCAGCACGGCCAGGGGCAGGTAGGCCACCTGGACCAGCGAGCGACCGGTTTCGACACGGAACGGCCGGGAGAGGTCGACCAGGCAGAAGTCCCCGGGACGGATCAGCGAGCGTCGCCCGTGTTGTTCGACACTGCTCTCGCCTTCCAGTTGCAGGACCAGCAGTGCCGCGTGGCGGTGATGCCGTGCCAGGTGGTCGCTGCTCAGCACGTGCGGCTGGTGGCTGAAGGTGCCGATGCGCAGGCGGTCGCCCGCATAGCCGTCGAGCAGGACGCTCATGCCGGGCTGGCGCGTGGCCGCATGGCCGAACTCACCCCAGAAGCGCTGGGCGGCGGCGAGCGGCTCGCGCACGCGGGGCAGCACCGGGGTCGGGGTCGAGAGGTAGGACATCGCCGTGGCTCCCATGCTCATGGCCCCGCCACGATGTTGTCGAAGTCATCGTCGTCGTCTTCGTCGCCCGGGGGCGGCGGAGGCGGCGGCCCGTGGCGCGGCCGCGGCGGCGGGGTGAAGCCCTTGTCGGCCATGCACTGGGCCATCATTTCGGGCGGCACGGGATCATCCTGTTCGCGGCCGTATTCCACCCAGCAGTCGTCCAGGGCCGCTTCCACCCGCGGATCGTGCGGTGGCGGACGGGGCGGGTCGCGATCCTGCGCCTGCACGGCGGCGGCAAGTGCCAGCCCGAAGGCGAGCCATGCGGTGAACCAGCGGGACGAAAACAACATGGGGCGCAGCCTGCAGTGAAACGGTAGGCTGCAGGCTATCGGCCGCGCGTCACCCGCCGTTGTCGCCGTGTGTCCGCTTTGTGTCGCCCCGGTGTCGCCGTGGACACGCGCGATCCGCGATTTTTTGCTATCAAACGCCCATGGCCATGGACCCTAACGCCCTTATCCTCGTCGTCGACGACGACCCCGACCTGCGCGAACTGATCGCCGGCTTCCTTGGTGGCCACGGCTATCGCGTGCAGGCGGCCGAGAACGTCGCCCAGATGGACCTCGCGATCGCGCGTGAACGGCCCGACCTGGTCGTGCTCGACGTCATGATGCCGGGCGAGGACGGCCTCTCGGCCGCGCGCCGGCTCACGGCCGACAAGGGGCCGCCGGTGATCATCCTCAGCGCCCTCGGCGGCGATACGGACCGGATCATCGGCCTGGAAGTGGGCGCGGACGACTACCTGGCCAAGCCGTGCAACCCACGCGAGCTGCTCGCCCGCGTGCGCGCGGTCCTGCGCCGCACCGTCGGCGCCGAATCAAGCGCGGTCGACGAGGTCCGCCCGTATACGTTCGCCGGATGGCGCCTCGACATCGCCCGTCGGGACCTGCGCGATCCCACCGGCATCTTCATCAACCTGTCCGACGGCGAGTTCGCCCTGCTGCGTGGCTTCGTCGACCACCCGCAGCGGATCCTCAGCCGCGACCAGTTGCTGGACCTGGTCCATGGTGGCCGCACCGAGGTGTTCGACCGCGCCATCGACACGCAGATCAGCCGCCTGCGGCGTAAGCTCAACGATCGCGCGGCGATGGAGATGATCCGCACCGTGCGCAACGAAGGCTACATGCTCGTGCCCAAGGTCAGCCGCCTGTGATGCCGATGCCGCGCCTGTCGATCTTCGCCCGCAGCTTCCTGATGGTGGTCTGCGCCCTGCTGGTCGCGGAGGCGATCGGCTTCCTCGTGTTCACGCTGAAGCCGCCCCGGCCCACCGCGTCTGCCGGGCTGTTCGACATCGTCGCGGTGCTGCGCCCGGACCTGCAGTCGTTTGGCCATCCGTTCGAAGACGGCGCGCCGCCGGGCCCGGGCATGCATGGCGGTTTCATGCCGCCACGCGCACCCGACCTTGAACTGACCACGCGCGCGGAAGCACCGAAGGCGCCGGCCACGTACGACGTCATGGCCTCGCAGCACCTGGCCGGGCGCCTGGCCGAGATGCTCGCCACGGACGCCACCCGGCTACGCGTGTTCGTCACGATCGATAGCCATGGCCCCATGGCCGGCCCGATGCGTGCGGCGGTCGGCGCCGGCTCGGTGATCGGCTATCGCGCCGACGACGGCCAGTGGCACGTCGCCACCGTGCCCGAGACACCGTTCGCCGACACCGTCATCGCGCGGCTGTCGTGGATGCTCGGCATCGGCGTGCTGGTCATGCTGCCGCTCGCCATCCTGTTCGCACGGACCCTGTCGGCACCGATCCAGCGCTTCGCCGAAGCCGCGCAACGGCTGGGCACCGACACCGGCGCACCGCCGGTGCCACGCGAAGGCCCGCGCGAGGTACGCCAGGCCGTGGATGCGTTCAACGCCATGCAGGCCCGGCTCAACCGGATGATGCAGGAACGCACCAACATGATCGCGGCCATCGCGCATGACCTGCGTACGCCGCTGACCCGACTCACCTTCCGCCTCGACGGCTTGCCCGAACCGCTCGGCAGCAAGGTCGATGCCGACATCGTCGAGATGAAGACGATGATCTCGGCGGCGCTGGATTTCATCCGCGATCGCGCCTCGGGCCCGCATCGGCAACCGCTGGATTTCCGCCTGTTGGTGGAAAGCGTGGCCGACGACCTGGTCGACATCGGCAACGATGTCTCCCTGCAGGGCGGCGATGCCGTGACCGTCGATGGCGATCCGGTCGCGCTGCGCCGGGCCGTGATCAACCTTGTCGAGAACGGCCTGAAATACGGCGATCGCGTGCGCATGCGCCTGCGCTTCCACGGCGAGGCCTGCGTGCTCGAGATCGACGACGACGGCCCGGGCATCCCCGAGGCCATGCAACGGCAGGTGTTCGAGCCGTTCTTCCGGCTGGAGGCGTCGCGCAACCGCGACACCGGCGGCATCGGCCTGGGCCTCGCAAGCGTGCAGGCGATCCTCTCCGAGCACGGTGGCCAGGTGCAGCTGCGCAATCGCCGCGAAGGCGGCCTGCGTGCGTCGGTCACCTTGCCGGCGCGTCGCCATGCATGACTTCCGACCTACGCGCCGGGCCGGGGCGTCGGGTCCATAATCGGGGTTTCCGTCCCCGGGGGTCCCCATGCGTCCTGTGTACCGTTTCCACGCGCTTGCCGCGTGCATCGCCCTTGCCTGCTCCGCCCACGCCGCCGACAAGGCCACCACGATCCCGGCGAAAGCCGTCGATGCCGCGACCGCGTTGCGCGACAAGGCGATGGCCGACGACACCGGCTATGCCTTCGTCTCCGCCCTCACCACCGAAGTCGGCCCGCGCCTGGCGGGTAGCGCCGCCGACAAGCGCGGCGTCGAGTGGACCGTGGCGAAGTTCAAGGCGATGGGCTTCGACAAGGTCTATACCGAGAAGGTGAGCTACCCGCTGTGGGAGCGCCGCAGCGAGCATGCCGCCATCGTGGCGCCGTTCCCGCAGCCGCTGCTGGTCACCGCGCTGGGCTACTCGGCCGGCACGCCCGCCGGCGGCCTCACCGCCGAGGTCGTCGGCTTCGACACCCTGGACGCGCTGAAGGCTGCCAGTCCGGACAGCGTGAAGGGCAAGATCGTCTACGTCAGCACGCACATGACCCAGCAGAAGGATGGCCACGACTACGGCATGGGTTCGGCGACCCGCACGCGTGGTCCGGTCCTCGCGGCGAAGATGGGCGCCGCCGCCTTCCTGCTGCGCTCGGCCGGCACGGATCCGCACAGCCGCACGCCGCATACCGGCGTCACCGGGTTTACCGATCCGAAGGATGCGATTCCAGCCGCGGCCCTGTCGCTGCCGGATGCCGACCAGCTCGAGCGCGTGCTGAAGGAAGGCAAGCCGGTCACGCTGAAGCTCGACCTCGACGTGGGCTTCAAGGGCACCTACGAAGGCGCGAACGTCATCGCCGAAGTGACCGGCCGGAAGAAGCCGAACGAGGTTGTCGCCATCGGCGGACACCTGGATTCGTGGGACCTGGGCACGGGCGCGATCGACGACGGCGCGGGCGTGGCGATTGCCGCCGCCGCGGCGAAGCTGATCAAGGACATGCCGCAGCGTCCCGACCGCACCATCCGCGTCATCGCCTTCGCCAACGAAGAGATGGGCCTGTGGGGCGGCCGTGCGTACGCCGAGGCCCACGCCAGGGACGTATCGAAGTTCCAGCTGGGCACCGAGTCTGACTTCGGCGCAGGCCGGATCTGGCGGATGACGGCGTCGGTGAAGCCGTCGGCACGCGGTGCCATCGAGCAGATCGCGAAGGTGATCGAGCCGATCGGCGTCGCCTACGACCCGGAAAAGCCCGGCGGCGGCGGTTCCGACCTCTCGCAGATGCATGGCAAGGGCATGGCCGCGCTGTCGCTGACCCAGGATGGCACCGACTACTTCGACTACCACCACAACGCCAACGACACGCTGGACAAGATCGATCCGCGGGCGCTGGCGCAGAACGTGGCTGTGTATGCGACGTTCGCGTACCTCGCCGCACAGGCCGACGGCAACTTCGGTTCGGCGCCGGATGCGTTCAAGAACGACGGCGCGCACGACTGAGGGAACGGGCGATCGCGCGCAGGCGCGCTCCTACACGATCGCGGGGTCTGCGACCTGCTTTGGTGCGACGCGCTCCTGCAGGCGGTTCATGTAGAGGTAGATCACTGGCGTGAGGTAGAGCGTCAGGATCTGCGAGACCACGAGGCCTCCGACCACGGCGAGGCCGAGTGGTCGGCGGGTCTCCGCGCCGGCGCCGATGCCGAGCGCGATCGGCAAAGTGCCGGCGAATGCCGCCATCGTCGTCATCATGATCGGGCGGAAACGCACGCGGCAGGCTTCGAAGATCGCGTCGAACGGGGTCACCGTGCCATCGCGCTGATGCTCAAGCGCGAAGTCGATCATCATGATCGCGTTCTTCTTCACGATGCCGACCAGCATCACGATGCCGACGAACGCGAACAGGTCCAGCGAGGCGTGGAAGATCACCAGCGTGAGCAACGCGCCCACCGCCGCCGCCGGCAAGCCGGAGAGGATCGTCAGCGGATGGATGAAGCTCTCATAGAGGATGCCCAGCACCAGGTAGATCACGAACACGGCCAGCAGCAACAGCAGGCCCATGCCCTTGATCGAATCCTGGAACGCCTGTGCCGTGCCCTGCACACTGCCGCTCAAGGTCGCCGGCAACTTCAGCTCGGTCGTCGCCCGATCGATGCTGGCGACCGCGTCGCTTAGCGAAACACCCGGGGCGAGGTTGAACGACACCGTCACGGCCGGCAGCTGGCCCTGGTGGTTCACCGTCAGCACTTGCGGCTTGCGTTCGAAGCGCGCCACGGTGCTCAACGGCACCAGCTTGCCGGTGTCCGAGGTGACATAGAGTTTGGACAGCACGGCGGGATCGTCCTGCAGGCTGCGATCCACTTGCAGGATCACCCAGTACTGCGTCGCCGATGCGTAGATGGTCGAGATCTGGTTTTCGCCGAACGCGGTGCCAAGCGCCGTCTGCACCTGGTCCATGGTCAGGCCCATCGGCGCCAGCTTGTCGCGGTTGACCTGCACGACCATCGACGGACTGTTGAGATCGAGGTCGGTGGTGACGTCCTGGAAGCCGGGCAGCTTCTGGAAGGCCGTGACCAGCTTGCCGGACCAGTCGTACAACGCCTGCAGGTCGGTCGACTGCACCGTGTACTGGTACTGCGCCTTCGACTGGCGACCGCCGACCTGGATCGCCGGCGGGTTCTGGATGTAGGTGCGGATGCCCGGCACCTGGGCGAACTTGCGCCGCAGCGACTGGATGATTTCATCCGGCGTGGTGTGGTTGCGCTCCGACGGCGCACGCAGCGTCAGCAGGATCGAACCCGAGTTGATCGTCGCGCGCGCACCGCCGGCACCGACGCTGGACATGTAACCGCCGATGCTCGGATCCTTGCCGGCGATCTCGGCGAGTGCCTGCTGGCGTGCCGACATCGCCGCGAACGAGATATCGGTCGGCCCTTCGGTGGTGACGCGCAGCTGGCCGCTGTCACCGGCCGGGATGAAGTCCTTCGGCGTGATGGCGAAGAGCAGGCCCGTCGCGCCCAGGCTGAGCGCGAACACCACCAGCACGACGCGTGGATGGCGCATGCACCACCCCAGCGTACTCGTGTAACCGTTGGTGACCGCGCTGAAACCCTTGTCGAACCACACGACGATGAAGCTGCGCTTCTCGTGGTCGTGCGCCTTGACGAAGCGGCTGCACAGCATCGGCGTGAGCGTGATCGAGACGAAACCGGAGATCAGGATCGACACGCTGATGACCACGGCGAATTCGTGGAACAGCCGGCCGACGATGCCACCCATGAACATCACCGGGATGAACACGGCGACCAGCGAAAGCGTCATCGAGAAGATGGTGAAGCCGATCTCGTTCGCGCCCTTCACCGCCGCGTCGAAGGGCCGTTCACCCAGTTCGATGTGGCGCATGATGTTCTCGAGCATCACGATCGCATCGTCGACGACGAAGCCCACCGCGAGGGTCAGCGCCAGCAACGAGAGGTTATCCAGGCTGTAGCCGAGCGCGAACATGGCGCCGAAGGTGCCGAGCACCGAGATCGGCAGGGCCACGGCCGGGATCAGCGTCGCCGAGGCATTGCCGAGGAACAGGTAGATCACCAGCACCACGAGGATGCCGGCGAGCACGAGGGTGAACTGCACATCGTGGACCGAATCGCGGATCGACACCGAACGGTCGTACATCACGTCCAGCTTCACCGACGGCGGCAGCGTCGCTTCAAACCCCGGCAGCAGCGTGAGGATGCGATCGACGGTCTCGACAGTGTTCGCGCCCGGCTGCCGCTGGATCGCCAGGGTGATCGCGCGCTTGCCGTTGAACCAGCTCGCCTTCTGGTCGTCCTGGACGCTGTCGCGAGGCGTCGCGATATCCGATAGCCGGATCGGTGCGCCGTTGCGATAGGCCAGTACCACCTGATTGTAGTCGGCGGCGCGCATCAGCTGGCCGTCCGAACGGATCGACAACAGCTGGCGGCTGCCGTTGAGCGAGCCGGTCGCCTTATTGACGTTCGCGGCGGCGATCGCACTGGCCATCTGGTCCACGCCGATGCCCGTCGCCGCGAGGCGGTCCGGGTTCACGGCGATCCGCACGGCGTACTTCTGCGAGCCGTAGACGTTGACCTGGGCCACGCCCTCGACCATCGACAGGCGCTGGGCCAGTTCGGTCTCGGCGTAATCGTCCACGGTCGACAGCGGCAGCGTCGCCGACTGCATGGTGAGGAACAGGATCGGTGCGTCCGCCGGATTCACCTTGCGATAGGTCGGCGGCGTGGGCATGTCCTGCGGCAACTGGCGCTGCGCGGCAGAGATGGCGGCCTGTACGTCCTGCGCGGCGCCGTCGATGCTGCGGTCGAGGGCGAAGGTGACGGTGATCGTCGTCGAGCCCAGCGAACTGGACGAGGTGAGCGAGTCGATGCCGGCGATGGTCGACAGCTGCGCTTCCAGCGGTGTCGCCACCGAGGAGGCCATGGTTTCCGGCGAGGCGCCCGGCAGGCTCGCGCTGATGTTGATCGTAGGGAAGTCGACGTTGGGCAGCTCGTTGACCGGCAGCTTCGGGTACGCCGCGAGGCCGAAGATCACCAGCGCCGCCATCAGCAGCGTGGTCATCACCGGGCGGCGAATGCACAGCTCAGGCAGGTTCACGCCGCGCCCTCCTCAGCCCTTGTCGACGCGCACGCGCGCGCCGTCGACAAGCAGCATCTGGCCTTCGGTGACGACGCGTTCGCCTTCGGCAAGGCCCTTGTCGATCACCACGCGCGCGGCGGTGCTCGCGCCGGTGGTGACGCTGCGCTGTTCCACGGTGTGGTCGGCCTTGACCACGAACACGAAGGTGCCCGAGGTGGAGCTCTGCAAGGCGATGACCGGGACGCTTACCGCGTCGACCAGCCGCGTGGTAGGGAGGGTGACCTCGGCGAACTGCCCGGCCGTGAGCCGGCCATCGGCGTTGGCGAAACGCCCCTTCAGTACGATGGTGCCGGTGGTGACATCCACCGCGTTGTCGACGAATTCCAGCTCGCCGTTCAACGGGCCGCCCGTATCGCCGGGGATCTTCGCCTCGACCGGCAACGCGCCACGACGCTGGCTGGCGCGCACGGCCGACAGGCTGTCCTCGGGGATCGCAAAGGCCACGCGGATCGGATCGACCTCGTTGAGCACCACGATGTCGGTGGTGTCCGCGGTCAGCGTCGCGCCCGGGTACGCCAGCGGCGCGCCGGTGATGCCGTCGAACGGGGCGCTGATGGTGGTGAAGTCCAGCTGCACCTGGGCGGCACGCGCCGCGGCGCGATCGCTTTCCAGCGCCGCGCGGGCCACGCCGAGGTTGGCTTTGTACAGGTCGAAGTCGGCCCGGCTGACGAAGCCCTTGCCGAGCATGTTCTGGTAACGCGACAGGTCGGCCTCGGCCTTGGTCAGCTGCGCCTGGTCGCTGGCGACCTTGCCCTGGGCTTCGTCCAGTGCCGCCTTCAGCGGGCGCGGATCGACGCGCGCGAGCAGGTCGCCCTTCTTCACGTGCGCGCCGGGGGTGAACGCCAGCATTTCGAGCTGGCCGTTCACGCGGGAACGGATGTTCACGGTCGAATAGGCCTCGGCGCGGCCGATGATCTTCAACGAGAGATCGATCTCGCCGCGCGTCGCGACGGCGGTGGTCACCGGCGTGCCCGCGGCCGCCGCAGCGCCCTTCGCGGGTTTTTCGGCGTCCTTTCCATCGGCGGCGTGGCGCCAGATGCCGACGGCGAGCACGGCGACGGCCAACAGGCCGGCGATGAGGAGAAGTTTCTTCCCTGGGGAACGTTGCATGGCTACTCCGGCCGAAACCGTGGGGTTCGGTCGCCGCGCCGGGGGCTGCGCGGACATGGGTTCAGTCGAGACATCCGTGTAGTAAACGCAGACCCCGCGACTGCGTTGACACCGGTTCAGCCTTCTTCGGCGGGCTCGTCCAGCGCCTGGAGGTTGTCCTTGATCCGTTCCAGCACGACGAGCATCTTCTCGAGGTCGTCGAAAGCGATGCCCTGGGTCGAGTCGCGGCGCAGGCCGCGCGAGATATCTTCCATGTCGTCGATGACACTACGCGCCTGTTCGGTGTCGTGCAGGCGCCATGCGCGGCGGTCCTTCGGATCCGGACGGCGCTCGACGAAGCCGGCGGCCTGCAGGCGGTCGATGACGCGGCCCACGGCGATCGGCTCCATGTCGAGTTGCTCAGCCAGTTCGTTCTGGCGCATGCCAGGCCGGCGATGCA
This window harbors:
- a CDS encoding helix-turn-helix domain-containing protein gives rise to the protein MSMGATAMSYLSTPTPVLPRVREPLAAAQRFWGEFGHAATRQPGMSVLLDGYAGDRLRIGTFSHQPHVLSSDHLARHHRHAALLVLQLEGESSVEQHGRRSLIRPGDFCLVDLSRPFRVETGRSLVQVAYLPLAVLRDALPRLEQVAAVGLHGHLTEVGFLRGLYRDLFERAEELTEPMADRLVDAIPHVLAVAASSVDDPTPPPSQLRQHHKDQVRRYVREHLADPGLCAEVIARGVGLSASYLFELFADEEMTLMRWVRTERLARCRRELADPALRYRSIAHIAQAWGFGDMTHFGRSFREAFGMSPRAWRTSSRLDVHAAKESPSDGGFSRHVATRI
- a CDS encoding response regulator, which codes for MAMDPNALILVVDDDPDLRELIAGFLGGHGYRVQAAENVAQMDLAIARERPDLVVLDVMMPGEDGLSAARRLTADKGPPVIILSALGGDTDRIIGLEVGADDYLAKPCNPRELLARVRAVLRRTVGAESSAVDEVRPYTFAGWRLDIARRDLRDPTGIFINLSDGEFALLRGFVDHPQRILSRDQLLDLVHGGRTEVFDRAIDTQISRLRRKLNDRAAMEMIRTVRNEGYMLVPKVSRL
- a CDS encoding M20/M25/M40 family metallo-hydrolase, which encodes MRPVYRFHALAACIALACSAHAADKATTIPAKAVDAATALRDKAMADDTGYAFVSALTTEVGPRLAGSAADKRGVEWTVAKFKAMGFDKVYTEKVSYPLWERRSEHAAIVAPFPQPLLVTALGYSAGTPAGGLTAEVVGFDTLDALKAASPDSVKGKIVYVSTHMTQQKDGHDYGMGSATRTRGPVLAAKMGAAAFLLRSAGTDPHSRTPHTGVTGFTDPKDAIPAAALSLPDADQLERVLKEGKPVTLKLDLDVGFKGTYEGANVIAEVTGRKKPNEVVAIGGHLDSWDLGTGAIDDGAGVAIAAAAAKLIKDMPQRPDRTIRVIAFANEEMGLWGGRAYAEAHARDVSKFQLGTESDFGAGRIWRMTASVKPSARGAIEQIAKVIEPIGVAYDPEKPGGGGSDLSQMHGKGMAALSLTQDGTDYFDYHHNANDTLDKIDPRALAQNVAVYATFAYLAAQADGNFGSAPDAFKNDGAHD
- a CDS encoding HAMP domain-containing protein — its product is MPMPRLSIFARSFLMVVCALLVAEAIGFLVFTLKPPRPTASAGLFDIVAVLRPDLQSFGHPFEDGAPPGPGMHGGFMPPRAPDLELTTRAEAPKAPATYDVMASQHLAGRLAEMLATDATRLRVFVTIDSHGPMAGPMRAAVGAGSVIGYRADDGQWHVATVPETPFADTVIARLSWMLGIGVLVMLPLAILFARTLSAPIQRFAEAAQRLGTDTGAPPVPREGPREVRQAVDAFNAMQARLNRMMQERTNMIAAIAHDLRTPLTRLTFRLDGLPEPLGSKVDADIVEMKTMISAALDFIRDRASGPHRQPLDFRLLVESVADDLVDIGNDVSLQGGDAVTVDGDPVALRRAVINLVENGLKYGDRVRMRLRFHGEACVLEIDDDGPGIPEAMQRQVFEPFFRLEASRNRDTGGIGLGLASVQAILSEHGGQVQLRNRREGGLRASVTLPARRHA
- a CDS encoding efflux RND transporter permease subunit codes for the protein MNLPELCIRRPVMTTLLMAALVIFGLAAYPKLPVNELPNVDFPTINISASLPGASPETMASSVATPLEAQLSTIAGIDSLTSSSSLGSTTITVTFALDRSIDGAAQDVQAAISAAQRQLPQDMPTPPTYRKVNPADAPILFLTMQSATLPLSTVDDYAETELAQRLSMVEGVAQVNVYGSQKYAVRIAVNPDRLAATGIGVDQMASAIAAANVNKATGSLNGSRQLLSIRSDGQLMRAADYNQVVLAYRNGAPIRLSDIATPRDSVQDDQKASWFNGKRAITLAIQRQPGANTVETVDRILTLLPGFEATLPPSVKLDVMYDRSVSIRDSVHDVQFTLVLAGILVVLVIYLFLGNASATLIPAVALPISVLGTFGAMFALGYSLDNLSLLALTLAVGFVVDDAIVMLENIMRHIELGERPFDAAVKGANEIGFTIFSMTLSLVAVFIPVMFMGGIVGRLFHEFAVVISVSILISGFVSITLTPMLCSRFVKAHDHEKRSFIVVWFDKGFSAVTNGYTSTLGWCMRHPRVVLVVFALSLGATGLLFAITPKDFIPAGDSGQLRVTTEGPTDISFAAMSARQQALAEIAGKDPSIGGYMSSVGAGGARATINSGSILLTLRAPSERNHTTPDEIIQSLRRKFAQVPGIRTYIQNPPAIQVGGRQSKAQYQYTVQSTDLQALYDWSGKLVTAFQKLPGFQDVTTDLDLNSPSMVVQVNRDKLAPMGLTMDQVQTALGTAFGENQISTIYASATQYWVILQVDRSLQDDPAVLSKLYVTSDTGKLVPLSTVARFERKPQVLTVNHQGQLPAVTVSFNLAPGVSLSDAVASIDRATTELKLPATLSGSVQGTAQAFQDSIKGMGLLLLLAVFVIYLVLGILYESFIHPLTILSGLPAAAVGALLTLVIFHASLDLFAFVGIVMLVGIVKKNAIMMIDFALEHQRDGTVTPFDAIFEACRVRFRPIMMTTMAAFAGTLPIALGIGAGAETRRPLGLAVVGGLVVSQILTLYLTPVIYLYMNRLQERVAPKQVADPAIV
- a CDS encoding TonB-dependent receptor; the protein is MSKNPSPMVRLSRISLALALALGAGAALAQSTTGSIFGQAPVAEGETVVARSATGVVREVTVGNDGRYTIGALPLGSYSVSLMQGGKALDARENVSLRVGSGTEVSFAAAAAAGEATSLGSVTVSANTLPPVDVSSVDSRTVITSEQLAKLPLARSAEAIALLAPGVVPGYAGFSGTTNSNSLVSIGGSSVTENAYYLNGFNTTDPLSGFGGITLPYGAIDQQEILSGGYGAAYGRSDGGVISQSGKRGTNEWHFGAQVLWQPAFARGDSPNTYYTTGSKDGQIYRRNSQNDSWSATESAYVGGPLIKDKLFFFAAVEQEKQSSNSVQPVTTSLNDKYEYHDPKWYAKIDWNINDTNILELTGAGSKTQYKGNYYDYDYDTAQTGALNSQDTSTKNDARVYIAKYTSYITDDITLTAMYGKQKMTYYSETPGYDPSVTYILHPELENPDVTGGGQINNGQSALTIANPDHSATTRNLRLDLSWKLGDHTITGGIDNLDSHDVDDGEDAVAWQYGYGTPDTNISDAPFVAAPNTGAGGETGYYVSKYLYSTAASVRVKQRAQYLEDSWQVDDRLLLKIGIRNDQFTNYNPSGEAFLRLTKPQWAPRLGAAWDVNGDSSLKVYANAGRYYLAMPASVALRAAAGSLYTNEYYTYTGIDSNGYPTGLTQLASSTGGAVSANNEYGQSPDAKTVAASNIKSEYQDEYQLGFDHQINSDWVWGMKGQVRKLRNILDDICDLDTIADKAASLGYTVDESNMNGCYLSNPGRTNTYRIPDGSGGYDSVNVSAVDFGMPKAKRSYYSLETYLEHPFDGTWTGKIDYLYSKSYGNTEGQVRSDIGQTDVSATVDWDYGKLMEYSNGLLSNDRKHQLKAYGSWQVAKEWMLSGNILLMSGTPKTCLGYYGSDETNPVGYGSYYHYCAGQPSPPGAAGRQPWQHIISLSGEYRPMWADQKLAFNVMVYNVLNESKATASYVLYGTTAAPNTNYGRVTYYSTPRYVRFGITYDF